The Leptospira koniambonensis sequence ATCATTACGATTTCCATGGATTCATTCACAGAAAGAATAGAATCTAAAGAAGTCCTTACGAGTTCAGAAAGTCTTTCTTCCGATTCTTTGAGTTTTACCTCTCCTTCTTTTCTGGCGGTTACGTCTCGCAGATATACTGCAATATCTTCGACAGAAGGAAAGATACGAACCTCATACCAAATATTTTCTTTTGGATCTAAGATCTCCAGATCTTTTGGAAGTCCAGTATGCATGGACTCTATCATCATAGGGAACAAAGAAGTAAAATTGAATTGAGGAAGTATTTCAGGTAATCTTTTACCAACCAAATTTTCCCGGATAATATCCAGTAGTTTTTCGGCCTCAAAGTTGGCGTATAAGATCTTAAGTTCCCTATCCAGGGATAAGAATGCGTCCGTAATTCTTTCTAGGATCCGAATTACATCTTTTCGAGAAGCGGATTGGAAAGGTGTACGAGTTCCGGAAGTTTTTTCCTCTGCTTCTGACATAGGAGATCAAAAGTATCCCCTTGCCTAAAGCAAGGTCAAGAAATCTTTTCCGAAGCAGGGATCAAGATATGAAATGTAGCAAACTCATCTTCGGAGCTTTCTACCTCAACCTCTCCTCCCATTTCCCGGATAATCTCATAGCTTACTGAAAGCCCAAGCCCTGTTCCGACCGTGGTTGGTTTTGTGGTGAAGAAAGGATCAAAAATTCGATTCAGATTCTCTTCGTCTATCCCGAGTCCCCAATCCTTAACTGTGATCCGGACAAAACGAGTATCTCCTTTTTGGAAGATGGACTGAGAAACTTTGATCTTCTTACGATCCGTCTCGAATGAATATTTTTCGTTCAGAGAATCTCTCGCATTAGTGATCAAATTTAGAAAAACTTGTTTTAATTTTTGGGGTTCTCCGATCACGAGTGGGATCTCGGAGTCAGCGTCCACCAAACTATCCAGTCCTTCTATCTTGATCCCATCTCGGACAAGAAAAGGAAGTAAAAGTTGGATAGAAGAATATAAAATTTCTCCAGTAGATACGTGGGCCTTGATACCTTCTTCTTTATGAGCAAAACCTAATAGACTTCTTACGATGCCAGAAATTCTTTCACTTTCACGGATAATAACCTCCATGTTTTTAGAAAGGGATTCGTTCTCTTCTACTTGGGTGCGAACAAGTTCTGCGTAATTTAAAATACCAGTAAGTGGATTATTGATCTCGTGTGCCACACCAGCGGCCAATGTTCCCAGAGCTTCTAATTTTTGGCGATGTCTTTGGGATTCCATTCTTCTCAAACGATCTGAATCAGATTCTTTTTGTTGAGTGGTATCAGAGATAGCAAGTAAGATGGCACTGATCTCTCCTTGTTTAGTCACAGGAGAAATTCTTATATAATAATGACTTCTTTTGCCAGTGAAGCTACTCCATTCTTCGAATGCTTCCGGCTTTCCGGTATTTAATACTCTAGCAATAACTGATTGTAGTTTTAATGCATCAGAAGTTTTTAATACTTCGAAAAAGTTTTTACCTTGGATCTCGTCTGCAGGGATTCCTGTGAATGTTTTATTAATAAATAATACATTCCCATTCAAGTCCATGATCACCACAAAATCCATTCCTTCCATGAGGAATGAACGCCAGCGATAATCAGAATCTTCTAAGGAATAATCTTTTAAAAGACCTTCTTCATCCAACTCTTGTATCTGAACAAGAACTCTACCTTCTTCCGTTGGAATACGATTCGCTCTTACATATACTTTTTTATATCCATTTGCAGAAAGGAGTCTTGTTCTTGCGGAAAACACTTTTGGGACTTCATGTCTAAATCTATCTATGAATGCATCTGTCAGGCTTTCTGTATCATCTGGATGAGCGAACTGAGACCATTTCATCCTTCCTTCTATCTCTGATTTTTTCCTTCCGGAGATATCTTCGAACTTTTGGTTTACTAAGGCGATTGTCCCATCTGCTTCTACTAAAAAAGCGGCCAAAGGTTGGTGTTCGAATAGAGTACGATACTGGGAAGAAGTTTCAGTAGTTAATGTATTTTCTTGATTCAAGACCTTCTTCCTCCCCTTTCTCTCGTATAGTAAATGGGAAGAGTAGGCTTGTTTAAATATTACAGTTTTTGAAAAAAAAGAAGAACTATAGCGAGATAGGATGCAGGATTGGCGCGAATTGAAGTGAAATCGTGATATTTTGCTACTGTTGCTTCTGATCCATTAGAATAGAAGCAACAGATTTAACACAGAAATGTCAGTATACTTTGATCAATTCCACTTCGAAGATCAGAGTAGAATTTGGAGGAATACTCCCCCCAGCTCCGGCACTTCCGTAGCCTAATTCAGGAGGGATTGTCAATTTACGGACCCCACCTTCTTTCATACCTTGGACTCCTTTGTCCCAACCGCGGATCACTTGTCCAGCGCCCAGATCAAAACGGAAAGGAGTTCCTCTGTCTTTGGAGCTGTCGAATTTTTTTCCATTGGTAAGCCAACCGGTATAATGAACGGTAACGTTAGACCCATTGAAGGCCTCTTTTCCTGTTCCCTTTTTGATGTCTTTAATCACCAGACCGTTTTGAGCGAATACACCCAGGCTCAAAACGAATGCTGAGATTAAAATTGCAGTTAATATATAAATTCTTTTTAAATTCATTTTCCTCTACCTCCAGTACGTCTGACGGAACTTCCGAAACCGCCCGTGGTCTGGCTTCCATGCACCTTATTGTTACTTGGCCCGCCTTTCACGGATTGTTTTTTATCGAATTCTTTTTTCCATTCGTCGGCGTCGACTACCGTTATAACTTTTCCGGAAACCTCGTACTTATTTAAAGCTTCCAGGGCTTTTTTTGCTGCCCCATCTTCCAATTCTAAAGAACCGTAACCCAAAGAACGTCCCGTGAGTTTATCCTTTTTGATGGAAACATGTTCGGCTTTTCCATATTTGGAGAATAATTTTTCCAAATCTTCTTCCTTCCATTCCTGGGGAAGATTGCCCACTGAAATCTTCATACCGCCTCCTTTTTATATTGCGACGATTGATTAACCGGCCTTCTGCTTTCTAAAAAAACCGGTTAGATCACCCATTCTTTCAGGTCGGGGAGAAATCGAAAGCCCATTTCATAATTCGTATTTTGAAAAAAGAAACCCGCGGAAATTTGGGTTGAGGCTCCTACTTTGCCTAAAATACTACCTAAATCACCCTGCCTGGGTGCTGGAAACCAGAAATATGGATATCTTCTTAATCATAGTAGTGGTCATGGCTGTACTCGGAGTAATGGACTTACTCGTCGGAGTTTCTAATGACGCAGTGAACTTCACGAATTCAGCAGTCGGCTCTAGAGCGGCCTCCAGAAAAATTATCCTAATCGTTTCTGCATTCGGTATCATGCTCGGGGCCTTAAGTTCCAGCGGAATGATGGAAGTCGCAAGAAAAGGAATTTTTCATCCTGAATTTTTTAGCTTAGCGGAGTTAATGTTCTTATTTTTGGCTGTGATGGTCTCGGACATCATCCTTCTGGACTTATACAATACATTAGGACTTCCTACCTCCACTACTGTATCCTTGGTTTTTGAATTATTAGGTGCCTCCTTGGTCCTTGCTATTCTCAAATCTGATTCATTAAACGACGCATTCAAGATCATAAACTCAGAGTCAGCTTTAAAGATCATATTCGGGATCGCACTCTCTGTGATACTCGCATTCTTTGCGGGACTGATACTAATGTTCTTCTTCCGATTGATATTCAGTTTCCGTTTAGAAAAAACAATGAAATGGTTCGGAGGAATTTTCTCAGGACTCGCGGTCACAGTTGTGATCTTCTTCATTCTACTGACTGCGATGAAAGGATCCACTTTCTTAAGCAAAGATGTATTAGCCTGGATCCAAACAAATTTTAAGACCATTCTGGTTTTAAGTTTTATAGGATTTTCCATCCTATTCCAGATACTGATCGTATCTAAAATAAATGTCCTAAAGATCGTAGTATTATTCGGAACTGCAGCACTTGCAATGGCATTTGCAAGTAATGACTTAGTGAACTTTATTGGAGTTCCAATCGCAAGTTTACAAACCCACGAACTGATCAAATCGGCAAACTGGGATGCAAATACAATGGCATCCGGTTTAGGAAAAGAAGTCTTAACTGATAATAGACTTCTGATAGGTGCCGCACTCATCATGATCATCGCATTATTCAAATCCAAGAAGGCAGAAACTGTAACCAGAACTGAAGTAAGTCTAGGCTCTCAAGGAGAAACTATAGAAGCTTATCAGTCTAGTTTAGTCGCAAGAGTATTTGTCCAAATCGCAGTCGGTATCTATTATCCTATCAAAAGATTTTTGCCTTCTTTCCTCCGAAATTGGATCGGATCTAGATTCAAACAAAGTGGGACCTTAGAATTAGTTCGTCTGCATGAAAGCGATGCATTCGATCTATTAAGAGCATCCGTAAACATACTCATCGCTTCTGCACTCATTCTTGTTGGAACAATCGAAAAACTTCCTTTATCTACCACATTCGTAACCTTCATGGTGGCAATGGGAACCTCTCTTGCAGATGGAGCTTGGCAGAAAGAAAATGCAGTCAACCGAGTAAGTGGAGTTCTAACAGTTGTAGGTGGATGGTTTATGACTGCGATATTCGCCTCCTTCACGGGTGGATTTATCGCGGCCCTATTCTATTACTTTGGATTTGCAGCAGTCGTAGTAGTTTTAGTATTCACATTCTTCTTGGTTCTTGCATTCAATCGGATCCATAAGAAAAGAAAGGCAGAATATGATGAGAATCTGGAAAAACTTCTCCTTCTTACCAAACATCCTGAAAAGGCACTTTCTAAATCACTTTCTTCTTTATTAGGAAATCTGTTACTCGCGAAGAAGGCGATGAATACACTTTCTTCCGGTTATATAGGAGGAAAGAAGAAGGACTTCAAACAAGCCTCTAAGATCCTAAAGAACTTAAAGAAAAATTACGAATCTTCCATCTCCGGTTTTTTAAGTCTTGTAGATAGACATTTCGACGAGTCTGATTTCCAGTCCATTCATCCATTCACAAATGCGCTCGGATATATAGATCGTATCACTGAAAATCTTGCAAACATCCACAGAAACACATCCGAAAAGATAGATCGTTTCCAAACTGGTCTCACCAAAGACGAAAGAGAAGATCTAAAAGAACTTCGTAAACTGGCAGAAGATCTTTTTGAACTTTTGGCTCAGTCGGATAAGGTTCCAGGTTTAGTCGAAAAGGCAAGATCTGGCAAAAAAGTAAAAGAACTCTCTGATATCAAAGTCCGTATTTACAAAAATCAAATGAAACGGATCCGAAAAGGAGATAGCAAATTAAAATCCAGCGTAGCTTACTTCCTCGTGATTGAAGAGCTTGTAGATATTAATGAAAACTTATTTGCTCTGGCTGAAGAATTAGTTTGGGTCCTACCTTGGATAGAAACCAAGAAGAAACAGTTTGCAAAAGGTAATTTCGGTCCTTCTAAACTCGAATTCCCTAAATCAAAAACTAAGAAGAAAAAAAAGAAGTAGTAAGCGAAAAGTTTCGCACGGAGCTCACAGAGAACACGGAGAAAATTGGCTTCGCGTGAAAATTAAATCTATAAAATTTGGCTCACGCAAAGACGCCAAGACCGCAAAGTATTTTAGTTTAAAATAGATTATTTTCCGTCGGGATTCCAACAGAACAGGCACTTCGTCATTGCATCATTTACAATATCCGATGTAGGAGTTCTTACATCGGATATTTAATGGTTCTGCGATCTCAGCGGTCTCTGCGCGAAACCGCTCTTACACTTTCCTACCCTGCGTATTTTGAATACAGGATCGGCCCGAAAGCGGTCACAATCAAGGTTAGAGTCAGAACTATAATCGGAATTACGATATGTTCATGTCTCGCAAAGAAACTTTTTCCTTCTAAACTTTTATCCTCTATTAGTAGATCTCTAACTACGTGTTTGGTCAACAAGTGATTGAGAGCAACTGGAGGAGTTAAATAACCTAACTCGAAAGAAACAAGTGCGGTCATCCAGAAATTCAAAGGATGGATACCATTTGCCTTAGCGATCGGATATAAGGTCACCGAAACTAAGATCACAGCTCCGTAAGGATCCATAAGCATTCCAATGATCACAAGAGCAAATGTTAAGATCAACATCGCAGACATTGGAGATCCAAGTTGAGTTGGGAATAGATTGATCACTTCTGATCTTTCGAAAACCCCACCCATACAAGCGGACAATCCCATGAGAAGAAGAAGTGCT is a genomic window containing:
- a CDS encoding PAS domain-containing sensor histidine kinase — encoded protein: MNQENTLTTETSSQYRTLFEHQPLAAFLVEADGTIALVNQKFEDISGRKKSEIEGRMKWSQFAHPDDTESLTDAFIDRFRHEVPKVFSARTRLLSANGYKKVYVRANRIPTEEGRVLVQIQELDEEGLLKDYSLEDSDYRWRSFLMEGMDFVVIMDLNGNVLFINKTFTGIPADEIQGKNFFEVLKTSDALKLQSVIARVLNTGKPEAFEEWSSFTGKRSHYYIRISPVTKQGEISAILLAISDTTQQKESDSDRLRRMESQRHRQKLEALGTLAAGVAHEINNPLTGILNYAELVRTQVEENESLSKNMEVIIRESERISGIVRSLLGFAHKEEGIKAHVSTGEILYSSIQLLLPFLVRDGIKIEGLDSLVDADSEIPLVIGEPQKLKQVFLNLITNARDSLNEKYSFETDRKKIKVSQSIFQKGDTRFVRITVKDWGLGIDEENLNRIFDPFFTTKPTTVGTGLGLSVSYEIIREMGGEVEVESSEDEFATFHILIPASEKIS
- a CDS encoding FKBP-type peptidyl-prolyl cis-trans isomerase, whose protein sequence is MNLKRIYILTAILISAFVLSLGVFAQNGLVIKDIKKGTGKEAFNGSNVTVHYTGWLTNGKKFDSSKDRGTPFRFDLGAGQVIRGWDKGVQGMKEGGVRKLTIPPELGYGSAGAGGSIPPNSTLIFEVELIKVY
- a CDS encoding RNA recognition motif domain-containing protein, which codes for MKISVGNLPQEWKEEDLEKLFSKYGKAEHVSIKKDKLTGRSLGYGSLELEDGAAKKALEALNKYEVSGKVITVVDADEWKKEFDKKQSVKGGPSNNKVHGSQTTGGFGSSVRRTGGRGK
- a CDS encoding inorganic phosphate transporter, with the protein product MDIFLIIVVVMAVLGVMDLLVGVSNDAVNFTNSAVGSRAASRKIILIVSAFGIMLGALSSSGMMEVARKGIFHPEFFSLAELMFLFLAVMVSDIILLDLYNTLGLPTSTTVSLVFELLGASLVLAILKSDSLNDAFKIINSESALKIIFGIALSVILAFFAGLILMFFFRLIFSFRLEKTMKWFGGIFSGLAVTVVIFFILLTAMKGSTFLSKDVLAWIQTNFKTILVLSFIGFSILFQILIVSKINVLKIVVLFGTAALAMAFASNDLVNFIGVPIASLQTHELIKSANWDANTMASGLGKEVLTDNRLLIGAALIMIIALFKSKKAETVTRTEVSLGSQGETIEAYQSSLVARVFVQIAVGIYYPIKRFLPSFLRNWIGSRFKQSGTLELVRLHESDAFDLLRASVNILIASALILVGTIEKLPLSTTFVTFMVAMGTSLADGAWQKENAVNRVSGVLTVVGGWFMTAIFASFTGGFIAALFYYFGFAAVVVVLVFTFFLVLAFNRIHKKRKAEYDENLEKLLLLTKHPEKALSKSLSSLLGNLLLAKKAMNTLSSGYIGGKKKDFKQASKILKNLKKNYESSISGFLSLVDRHFDESDFQSIHPFTNALGYIDRITENLANIHRNTSEKIDRFQTGLTKDEREDLKELRKLAEDLFELLAQSDKVPGLVEKARSGKKVKELSDIKVRIYKNQMKRIRKGDSKLKSSVAYFLVIEELVDINENLFALAEELVWVLPWIETKKKQFAKGNFGPSKLEFPKSKTKKKKKK